A genomic segment from Streptomyces sp. NBC_01233 encodes:
- a CDS encoding MaoC family dehydratase, translating to MAAQIQYADVEVGTELPAASFPVTRATLVQYAGASGDFNPIHWNEKFAKEVGLPDVIAHGMFTMAEAIRVVTDWAGDPGAVVEYGVRFTKPVVVPNDDRGGLIEVTAKVAAKLDDNRVRVDVTAMSAGQKVLGMARAVVELA from the coding sequence ATGGCAGCACAGATCCAGTACGCCGACGTCGAGGTCGGCACCGAGCTGCCGGCGGCGTCCTTCCCCGTGACGCGCGCCACGCTCGTCCAGTACGCCGGTGCCTCGGGCGACTTCAACCCGATCCACTGGAACGAGAAGTTCGCCAAGGAGGTCGGGCTGCCGGACGTGATCGCGCACGGCATGTTCACGATGGCCGAGGCGATCCGTGTGGTCACCGACTGGGCCGGCGACCCGGGTGCGGTCGTCGAATACGGCGTGCGCTTCACCAAGCCCGTCGTGGTCCCGAACGACGACCGGGGCGGGCTGATCGAGGTCACCGCCAAGGTCGCCGCGAAGCTGGACGACAACCGCGTCCGGGTCGACGTGACGGCCATGAGCGCCGGCCAGAAGGTCCTGGGCATGGCCCGCGCGGTGGTCGAACTGGCCTGA
- the rpmG gene encoding 50S ribosomal protein L33, which translates to MAATDVRPKITLACVECKERNYITKKNRRNDPDRLEMKKHCPRCNSHTAHRETR; encoded by the coding sequence GTGGCTGCCACCGACGTCCGCCCGAAGATCACGCTGGCCTGCGTGGAGTGCAAGGAGCGGAACTACATCACCAAGAAGAACCGGCGTAACGACCCGGACCGTCTTGAGATGAAGAAGCACTGCCCGCGTTGCAACTCGCACACCGCGCACCGCGAGACCCGCTGA
- a CDS encoding YajQ family cyclic di-GMP-binding protein, translated as MADSSFDIVSKVERQEVDNALNQAAKELSQRYDFKGTGATIAWSGEKILMEANSEERVKAVLDVFETKLVKRGISLKALDAGEPQLSGKEYKIFATIEEGISQENAKKVAKIIRDEGPKGVKAQVQGEELRVSSKSRDDLQEVQALLKGKDLDFAIQFVNYR; from the coding sequence ATGGCCGACTCCAGTTTCGACATCGTCTCGAAGGTCGAGCGGCAGGAGGTCGACAACGCCCTCAACCAGGCCGCCAAGGAGCTCTCGCAGCGCTACGACTTCAAGGGCACCGGCGCCACGATCGCCTGGTCCGGCGAGAAGATCCTGATGGAGGCGAACTCCGAGGAGCGCGTGAAGGCCGTCCTCGACGTCTTCGAGACCAAGCTGGTCAAGCGCGGGATCTCGCTCAAGGCGCTGGATGCCGGTGAGCCCCAGCTGTCCGGCAAGGAGTACAAGATCTTCGCCACGATCGAGGAAGGCATCTCCCAGGAGAACGCCAAGAAGGTCGCGAAGATCATCCGGGACGAGGGTCCCAAGGGCGTCAAGGCCCAGGTCCAGGGCGAGGAGCTGCGCGTCAGCTCCAAGAGCCGTGACGACCTGCAGGAGGTCCAGGCGCTGCTCAAGGGCAAGGACCTGGACTTCGCGATCCAGTTCGTGAACTACCGCTGA
- a CDS encoding MaoC family dehydratase N-terminal domain-containing protein codes for MALDQSFVGRSYPPTDPYEVGREKIREFAVAVGDANPVYTDPEAAKSYGHSDVIAPPTFVFAITFKAAGQVIEDPQLGLDYSRVVHGDQKFAYSRPVRAGDRLSVTSTIEAVKSMAGNDIIDIRGEVHDETGEHVVTAWTKLVSRAPEEA; via the coding sequence ATGGCTCTCGACCAGTCCTTCGTGGGGCGGAGCTACCCGCCCACCGATCCGTACGAGGTCGGCCGGGAGAAGATCCGCGAATTCGCGGTTGCGGTGGGTGACGCCAATCCCGTCTACACCGACCCCGAAGCCGCCAAGTCGTACGGCCACTCCGATGTGATCGCGCCCCCGACTTTTGTGTTCGCGATCACTTTCAAGGCGGCCGGCCAGGTCATCGAGGACCCGCAGTTGGGTCTGGACTACAGCCGCGTCGTGCACGGCGACCAGAAGTTCGCCTACTCCCGCCCGGTGCGCGCGGGGGACCGGTTGTCGGTGACCTCCACCATCGAGGCCGTGAAGTCGATGGCGGGCAACGACATCATCGACATCCGAGGCGAGGTCCACGACGAGACCGGCGAGCACGTGGTGACGGCGTGGACGAAGCTCGTCTCCCGCGCCCCCGAGGAGGCCTGA
- a CDS encoding DUF3291 domain-containing protein, with protein MPDIPWSTPTRAAPDAEVHVMASRFETATLAGAVRFFLKAPGIVLQIRKAPGAHGVALRARVLRRTFLTLSAWEDRDALYRFAGSEPHRSSSRAASAHMKESAFTFWTVRACELPIGWEEAERRLAEQKAAS; from the coding sequence ATGCCCGACATCCCCTGGTCCACCCCCACCCGGGCCGCCCCCGACGCCGAGGTCCACGTCATGGCCTCCCGCTTCGAGACCGCCACCCTCGCCGGCGCCGTCAGGTTCTTCCTCAAGGCTCCCGGCATCGTCCTGCAGATCCGCAAGGCCCCCGGCGCCCACGGGGTCGCCCTGCGGGCCCGGGTCCTCCGACGCACCTTCCTCACCCTCTCCGCATGGGAGGACCGGGACGCGCTCTACCGGTTCGCCGGCAGCGAGCCCCACCGCTCCAGCTCCCGCGCCGCCAGCGCCCACATGAAGGAATCGGCCTTCACCTTCTGGACCGTGCGCGCCTGCGAGCTGCCCATCGGCTGGGAGGAGGCCGAGCGCCGCCTGGCCGAACAGAAGGCCGCCTCGTGA
- a CDS encoding DUF3574 domain-containing protein, translating into MKWTSDTRGKAGGGVLVALLGAGIPALMGAALHTDVGEPYQETRLYFGTERPDGRGPVEEREFMRFLDAEITPAFPEGLTLHDGYGQWRGEDGKTVRETSYEVVLLYPEKEADERSTRIERIRQAYEDRYQQDSVGRSDDKVSAGF; encoded by the coding sequence GTGAAGTGGACATCTGACACACGGGGGAAGGCCGGCGGCGGGGTGCTCGTCGCCCTGCTCGGCGCCGGGATTCCGGCTCTGATGGGAGCGGCGCTGCACACGGACGTGGGGGAGCCGTACCAGGAGACCCGGCTGTACTTCGGCACCGAACGCCCCGACGGCCGAGGCCCCGTCGAGGAGCGGGAGTTCATGCGGTTCCTGGACGCGGAGATCACCCCCGCCTTCCCCGAGGGGCTGACCCTCCACGACGGGTACGGCCAGTGGCGGGGCGAGGACGGCAAGACCGTCCGCGAGACCTCGTACGAGGTGGTCCTGCTGTACCCCGAGAAGGAGGCCGACGAGCGCAGCACGCGCATCGAGCGGATCCGGCAGGCCTACGAGGACCGGTACCAGCAGGATTCGGTCGGGCGGTCCGACGACAAGGTCAGTGCCGGGTTCTGA
- a CDS encoding MFS transporter, with the protein MNTHDTDTKLQGPAVWALVLTGVASFMAALDNLVVTTALPAIREDLGGRLEDLEWTVNAYTLTFAVLLMFGAALGDRFGRRRLFIAGLAIFTGASAAAALSPGIDALIAARAVQGVGAAIMMPLTLTLLTAAVPAARRGMALGIYGAVTGLAVASGPLIGGSLTEHISWQWIFWLNVPIGLALIPLARLRLAESTAPGARLDVPGTLLISGGLFGIVYALVNANSEGWTSAPVLTGLIVGAALVGGFIHHGFNNANPMLPMRLFQDRGFLGINIASLLMFLGMFGSIFLLSQFLQGVAGYSPTEAGLRMLPWTGMPMIVAPLAGILSDRIGGRPVVAAGLAFQALGLGWFAAVLSTDVSYAAQLPPLILSGIGMALYFAPAANVLMSTVAPADQGKASGTNNALREVGGALGVAVLASVFSAQGGYESPQTFTDGTIPALWIGAGAVALAAAFALLLPRRTKPSPVPAPVAVEAVATPEKVPAAG; encoded by the coding sequence GTGAACACGCACGACACGGACACCAAGCTCCAGGGGCCCGCCGTCTGGGCCCTCGTCCTCACCGGCGTGGCCAGCTTCATGGCCGCACTCGACAACCTGGTGGTCACCACCGCCCTCCCCGCCATCCGCGAGGACCTCGGCGGCCGGCTGGAGGACCTGGAGTGGACGGTGAACGCGTACACGCTCACCTTCGCCGTCCTCCTGATGTTCGGCGCCGCCCTCGGCGACCGCTTCGGGCGCCGCCGGCTCTTCATCGCCGGCCTCGCGATATTCACCGGCGCCTCCGCCGCGGCCGCCCTGTCGCCCGGCATCGACGCGCTGATCGCCGCACGCGCCGTGCAGGGCGTCGGCGCCGCGATCATGATGCCGCTCACGCTCACCCTGCTCACCGCCGCCGTCCCGGCAGCCCGCCGCGGCATGGCCCTCGGCATCTACGGCGCCGTCACCGGCCTCGCGGTCGCCAGTGGCCCCCTCATCGGCGGCAGCCTCACGGAGCACATCTCCTGGCAGTGGATCTTCTGGCTGAACGTCCCGATCGGCCTGGCGCTGATACCGCTCGCCCGTCTGCGGCTCGCCGAGTCCACCGCCCCGGGCGCCCGTCTCGACGTCCCCGGCACCCTGCTCATCAGCGGCGGCCTCTTCGGCATCGTCTACGCCCTGGTCAACGCCAACTCCGAGGGCTGGACCAGTGCCCCGGTCCTCACCGGCCTGATCGTCGGAGCCGCGCTCGTCGGCGGCTTCATCCACCACGGCTTCAACAACGCCAACCCCATGCTCCCCATGCGGCTCTTCCAGGACCGCGGCTTCCTCGGGATCAACATCGCCAGCCTGCTGATGTTCCTGGGCATGTTCGGCTCGATCTTCCTGCTCAGCCAGTTCCTCCAAGGCGTCGCCGGGTACTCGCCCACCGAGGCAGGACTGCGCATGCTCCCCTGGACCGGAATGCCGATGATCGTCGCGCCGCTGGCCGGGATCCTCTCCGACCGCATCGGCGGCCGCCCCGTCGTCGCCGCCGGCCTGGCGTTCCAGGCCCTGGGCCTCGGCTGGTTCGCGGCGGTCCTGAGCACGGACGTCTCGTACGCCGCCCAGCTGCCGCCGCTGATCCTCAGCGGGATCGGCATGGCCCTCTACTTCGCCCCCGCCGCCAACGTCCTGATGTCCACCGTGGCCCCCGCCGACCAGGGCAAGGCCTCCGGCACCAACAACGCCCTGCGCGAGGTCGGCGGAGCCCTCGGCGTCGCCGTCCTGGCGTCGGTCTTCTCCGCCCAGGGCGGCTACGAATCCCCGCAGACCTTCACCGACGGCACCATCCCCGCCCTGTGGATCGGCGCCGGCGCCGTCGCCCTGGCCGCCGCCTTCGCCCTGCTCCTGCCGCGCCGGACGAAGCCCTCCCCGGTCCCCGCCCCCGTCGCCGTCGAGGCGGTCGCAACACCGGAGAAGGTGCCCGCCGCCGGCTGA
- a CDS encoding SulP family inorganic anion transporter, whose amino-acid sequence MSGAGTFRDDFGASVVVALVALPLCVGVAVASGVPAELGIATGVVGGLVTGWFRGSSLQVSGPAAGLTVLVYEAVQTYGLPALGVLVLAAGVLQLGMGVLRLGRWFRAISVAVVHGMLAGIGLVLISGQLYALGSVEAPGQTLAKLGRVHELGAQADWVAVLLGVGTIAAMVAWRRVPARLRLVPGALVGVAAATAAAALLRLPVEKVRVTGVLAAVSPPGWGDFEVLASVGAAGTVVALALIASAETLFSAAAVDRMHDGPRTEYDRELIAQGVGNSVCGLLGALPMTAVIVRSAANVEAGARTRAARVMHGGWLLLFAVAFPQVLEIVPLAALAGVLLHAGWKLLPAKAVAALWRTHRGEAVVLLATASAIVVTNLFEGVLVGLGLAVAKAAWETSHVHIEEVWEEEGLSVRIVGNASFLRLPKLLDALDALPHGQPVRLDLSGLRHLDHACLTALEGWERMRTPLPGREGVI is encoded by the coding sequence ATGTCTGGGGCCGGCACGTTTCGGGATGACTTCGGGGCGTCCGTCGTCGTCGCGCTGGTCGCGTTGCCGCTGTGTGTGGGGGTGGCGGTCGCCTCCGGCGTGCCGGCCGAGCTGGGGATCGCCACCGGGGTGGTCGGCGGGCTGGTCACCGGATGGTTCCGCGGGAGCTCGCTGCAGGTGAGCGGGCCCGCGGCCGGGCTCACCGTGCTCGTCTACGAGGCGGTGCAGACGTACGGCCTGCCCGCGCTCGGGGTGCTGGTGCTGGCCGCGGGGGTACTGCAACTGGGTATGGGGGTGCTGCGGCTCGGGCGGTGGTTCCGGGCGATCTCGGTGGCCGTCGTCCACGGGATGCTGGCCGGGATCGGGCTGGTCCTGATCTCCGGGCAGTTGTACGCGCTGGGCAGCGTGGAGGCTCCGGGGCAGACCCTGGCGAAGCTGGGCCGTGTGCACGAGCTCGGGGCGCAGGCCGACTGGGTCGCCGTGCTGCTCGGGGTGGGGACGATCGCCGCCATGGTCGCCTGGCGCCGGGTGCCCGCCCGGCTGCGGCTCGTGCCCGGGGCGCTCGTCGGGGTGGCCGCCGCCACCGCCGCGGCCGCCCTGCTGCGACTGCCCGTCGAGAAGGTGAGGGTGACGGGCGTGCTGGCGGCCGTGTCCCCGCCCGGCTGGGGCGATTTCGAAGTGCTGGCCTCCGTCGGGGCGGCCGGGACCGTGGTCGCTCTGGCGCTGATCGCTTCCGCCGAGACGCTGTTCAGCGCCGCAGCCGTGGACCGCATGCACGACGGGCCGAGGACGGAGTACGACCGGGAGCTCATCGCCCAGGGCGTCGGCAACAGCGTGTGCGGGCTGCTCGGGGCGCTGCCGATGACCGCCGTGATCGTGCGCAGCGCCGCCAATGTGGAGGCCGGCGCGCGCACGCGGGCGGCTCGGGTGATGCACGGCGGCTGGCTGCTGCTGTTCGCGGTGGCGTTCCCCCAGGTGCTGGAGATCGTGCCGCTCGCCGCGCTGGCCGGGGTGCTGCTGCACGCGGGCTGGAAACTGCTGCCGGCCAAGGCGGTGGCCGCGCTGTGGCGGACGCACCGGGGCGAGGCGGTGGTGCTGCTGGCCACGGCCTCCGCGATCGTGGTCACCAACCTCTTCGAGGGGGTGCTGGTGGGGCTGGGGCTCGCCGTCGCCAAGGCGGCCTGGGAGACCTCCCACGTGCACATCGAGGAGGTGTGGGAGGAGGAGGGGCTGTCCGTGCGGATCGTGGGGAACGCCAGTTTCCTGCGGCTGCCCAAACTGCTCGACGCGCTGGACGCTTTGCCGCACGGGCAGCCGGTACGGCTCGACCTCAGCGGGCTGCGCCACCTCGACCACGCCTGCCTGACCGCCCTCGAGGGCTGGGAGCGGATGCGGACGCCGCTCCCCGGCCGGGAGGGCGTCATCTAG
- a CDS encoding amidohydrolase family protein: MSDSQPQQPFHSPRSGNGNAAAAEATTLLLAGARLTDGRTVDVRLSGGRIQAVGTAGSLPSPALSRVDLGGYLLLPAPAEPHAHGDTALTADGEGPVSYTPDEVQRRATEAALLQLGHGATAVRSHVRIGDVHGLGPMEAVLQARRSLRGLTDLTTVAVPRLLTGVAGADGLAMLRDAVKMGASVIGGCPDLDPDPTGFLEAVLELAAEHGCPVDLHTDGDDPGRLSRLAAMAGGLRPGVSIGPCGGLSRLPLDAAARAADQLAAAGVRVTCLPQGDCAALERRGLRTAPVRLLRAAGVRVAAGSGALRDAGNPVGRGDPLEAAYLLASQGGLRAGEAYDSVSACAREALGLPQVRVEAGFPAELLAVRGDRIAGVLSLAYSRIVIHRGRVVARTSAVREYCDSAVAVALDLPRQGRTEPGP; the protein is encoded by the coding sequence ATGTCCGACAGCCAGCCGCAGCAGCCGTTCCATTCGCCCCGTAGTGGCAACGGCAACGCGGCCGCAGCCGAGGCCACCACCCTGCTGCTCGCCGGGGCCCGCCTCACCGACGGCCGGACCGTCGACGTCCGCCTCAGCGGCGGCCGGATCCAGGCCGTCGGCACCGCCGGCAGCCTCCCCTCCCCCGCGCTCTCCCGGGTCGACCTGGGCGGCTACCTGCTGCTCCCCGCTCCCGCCGAGCCGCACGCCCACGGGGACACCGCGCTGACCGCCGACGGCGAAGGGCCCGTCTCCTACACCCCCGACGAGGTCCAGCGCCGGGCCACCGAGGCGGCCCTGCTCCAGCTCGGCCACGGCGCCACCGCCGTGCGCTCCCACGTGCGGATCGGCGATGTGCACGGACTCGGCCCCATGGAGGCCGTGCTCCAGGCCCGGCGCTCACTGCGCGGGCTCACCGACCTCACCACCGTGGCCGTCCCCCGGCTGCTGACCGGGGTGGCCGGCGCGGACGGGCTCGCCATGCTCCGGGACGCCGTCAAGATGGGCGCCTCCGTGATCGGCGGCTGCCCGGACCTGGACCCGGACCCGACGGGCTTCCTCGAAGCCGTCCTGGAACTCGCCGCCGAGCACGGCTGCCCCGTGGATCTGCACACGGACGGTGACGATCCCGGCCGCCTCTCCCGGCTCGCCGCGATGGCCGGCGGGCTGCGCCCCGGAGTGAGTATCGGCCCCTGCGGCGGTCTGTCCCGGCTTCCCCTGGACGCGGCGGCCCGCGCCGCCGACCAGCTGGCGGCGGCCGGCGTACGGGTGACCTGCCTGCCCCAGGGCGACTGCGCGGCCCTGGAGCGCCGCGGCCTGCGCACCGCGCCCGTACGCCTGCTGCGGGCCGCCGGCGTACGGGTCGCGGCCGGCAGCGGGGCACTGCGGGACGCCGGGAACCCGGTCGGCCGCGGCGACCCGCTGGAGGCCGCGTACCTGCTGGCCTCCCAGGGCGGGCTCCGGGCCGGCGAGGCCTACGACTCGGTCAGCGCCTGCGCCCGCGAGGCCTTGGGCCTGCCGCAGGTGCGGGTGGAGGCCGGTTTCCCGGCGGAGCTGCTCGCCGTACGCGGGGACCGGATCGCGGGTGTGCTGTCCCTCGCGTACAGCCGGATCGTGATCCACCGCGGGCGAGTGGTAGCCCGTACGAGTGCCGTACGGGAGTACTGCGACTCTGCGGTCGCGGTGGCGCTCGACCTGCCCCGGCAGGGCCGTACGGAGCCCGGTCCCTGA
- a CDS encoding TetR/AcrR family transcriptional regulator, with the protein MARMSADERRESVIRAAMHEFARGGYYGTSTEAIAKRVGVSQPYLFRLFPNKQAIFLAASARCLKDTRDVFAAASEGLHGEEALHAMANAYTRLIAEDPDKLQMQLQVYVTVAAAEAAGDHEFGEVVRAGWMELWDTAHLALGADPNETTTFMAYGMLINTLAAMGFPPEHRVWEGLYPSARAKGRLEV; encoded by the coding sequence ATGGCAAGGATGAGTGCAGACGAGCGGCGGGAGAGCGTTATTCGTGCGGCGATGCACGAGTTCGCTCGCGGTGGTTACTACGGGACCTCCACCGAGGCGATCGCCAAGCGGGTGGGTGTTTCGCAGCCGTATCTCTTCCGGCTCTTCCCCAACAAGCAGGCGATCTTCCTGGCCGCCTCCGCGCGCTGCCTGAAGGACACGCGGGACGTCTTCGCCGCGGCCTCCGAAGGGCTGCACGGCGAAGAGGCGCTGCACGCCATGGCCAACGCGTACACCCGGCTGATCGCCGAAGACCCGGACAAGCTCCAGATGCAGCTCCAGGTCTACGTCACGGTTGCCGCCGCCGAGGCGGCCGGCGACCACGAGTTCGGCGAGGTCGTCCGCGCCGGCTGGATGGAGCTCTGGGACACCGCCCATCTGGCGCTGGGCGCCGACCCGAACGAGACCACGACCTTCATGGCGTACGGAATGCTGATCAACACCCTCGCCGCCATGGGGTTCCCGCCCGAGCACCGGGTCTGGGAGGGTCTCTACCCGTCGGCCCGCGCCAAGGGCCGTCTGGAAGTGTGA
- a CDS encoding SDR family oxidoreductase, whose translation MRIVIAGGHGQIALRLERLLAARGYEVAGIIRDPAQGDDLREAGAEPVLCDLESASVEHVAGILQGADVAVFAAGAGPGSGIRRKDTVDRGAAVLFSDAAERARVRRFLMVSSMGADAHHGGDEVFDAYLRAKGEADDHVRTRLGLEWTVVRPGSLIDDAGTGLVRLEAQAGRGAVPRDDVAAVLAELVETPATAGLTLELISGSTPVQVAVKDVAGN comes from the coding sequence ATGCGCATCGTCATCGCGGGTGGACACGGTCAGATCGCGCTGCGGCTTGAGCGCCTGCTCGCCGCGCGCGGGTACGAGGTCGCGGGCATCATCCGCGATCCGGCACAGGGCGACGACCTCAGGGAGGCGGGCGCCGAGCCGGTGCTCTGCGATCTGGAGTCGGCCTCGGTGGAACACGTGGCCGGGATCCTGCAGGGTGCGGACGTGGCGGTGTTCGCAGCGGGCGCGGGCCCCGGCAGCGGCATCAGACGGAAGGACACCGTGGACCGGGGCGCGGCGGTGCTGTTCTCCGATGCGGCCGAACGGGCCCGTGTGCGGCGCTTCCTGATGGTCTCTTCGATGGGCGCGGACGCGCACCACGGGGGTGACGAGGTCTTCGACGCCTATCTGCGCGCCAAGGGTGAGGCCGACGACCACGTACGCACCCGGCTGGGCCTGGAGTGGACGGTCGTGCGCCCCGGCTCGCTGATCGACGACGCCGGGACGGGTCTGGTCCGTCTGGAGGCGCAGGCGGGCCGTGGGGCCGTTCCGCGCGACGACGTGGCGGCGGTGCTGGCCGAGCTGGTCGAGACCCCGGCGACGGCGGGCCTGACGCTGGAGCTGATCTCCGGTTCGACCCCGGTCCAAGTGGCCGTCAAGGACGTGGCGGGCAACTGA